The following proteins are encoded in a genomic region of Grus americana isolate bGruAme1 chromosome 5, bGruAme1.mat, whole genome shotgun sequence:
- the RASSF7 gene encoding ras association domain-containing protein 7 isoform X2 produces the protein MELKVWVDGIQRVVCGVSEQTTCQEVVIALARAIGQTGRYVLVQKLREKERQLLPLECPLESLAKCGQYANDVQFVLRRTGPSVAERPSSEGAPQAPERTFIRASLPIKPRPAGMDAPRSRESKKSMTFNLGPTGSGDPFAVSRWRHQAREGMDLEGGGVLQPSKEELFRRVLWQQEQLHSLEAHGDTLETDLRLWERGRLAGQEDEILYLEHLVRRNETELGEEEFWQNELRLEKECERERQERVRSLRASLEEYTQRIYELSARTEALQEEIQWEMAERAKRGKETPVPSPTELEDMAAKMKRDLDAKVKQGTQLESNLACVEKALEEAERNLQAQTQELEELNKELRQCNLQQFIQQTGATVTVLQARSEEDAQPEPSPRELPACRRNGGFSPTTGADSPPRASAKQVLGHPRTLPEPLVSSLNPEVVSTRQSIWR, from the exons atggagctgaAGGTCTGGGTGGATGGGATCCAGAGGGTCGTCTGTGGCGTCTCGGAGCAAACCACCTGCCAAGAAGTGGTCATCGCCTTGGCGCGGGCCATCG gtCAGACAGGCCGCTATGTGCTGGTGCAGAAGCTGCGAGAGAAGGAGCggcagctgctgccactggAGTGTCCCTTGGAGTCGCTGGCCAAGTGCGGGCAGTATGCCAATGATGTGCAGTTTGTCCTGCGGCGGACGGGCCCCAGTGTGGCTGAGCGGCCCTCCTCGGAGGGTGCTCCCCAAGCCCCTGAGAGGACGTTCATCCGGGCCAGTTTGCCCATCAAGCCTAGGCCTGCCGGCATGGATGCACCCCGTTCCCGGGAGTCGAAAAAATCCATGACCTTCAATTTGGGTCCTACAGGCTCTGGCGACCCATTTGCCGTGAGCCGCTGGAGGCACCAAGCACGGGAAGGGATGGACTTGGAGGGCGGTGGGGTTCTCCAGCCTTCCAAGGAGGAGCTCTTTAGGAGGGTGCTGTGGCAGCAGGAGCAACTGCATTCCTTGGAGGCTCATGGGGACACACTGGAGACGGACCTACGGCTCTGGGAGCGCGGCCGGCTTGCCGGCCAGGAGGACGAGATCCTCTACCTGGAACACCTGGTGCGGAGGAATGAGACAGAGCTTGGCGAGGAGGAGTTTTGGCAGAATGAGCTGCGGCTGGAGAAGGAGTGTGAGCGGGAGCGGCAGGAGCGAGTTAGGAGCCTGCGGGCCAGCCTGGAGGAGTACACCCAGAGGATCTACGAGCTGAGTGCCCGGACTGAAGCTCTGCAGGAGGAGATCCAGTGGGAGATGGCCGAGAGGGCCAAGAGGGGGAAGGAGACCCCTGtgcccagccccacagagctGGAGGACATGGCTGCCAAGATGAAAAGGGACCTGGATGCCAAGGTCAAGCAAGGCACCCAGCTGGAGAGCAACCTGGCCTGTGTGGAGAAGGCCCTGGAGGAAGCTGAAAGAAACCTGCAG GCCCAGACCCAAGAGCTGGAGGAGTTAAATAAGGAGCTGAGGCAGTGTAATTTGCAGCAGTTTATTCAGCAGACGGGGGCCACGGTGACTGTCCTGCAGGCCAGGTCCGAGGAGGACGCCCAGCCAGAGCCGAGCCCGCGCGAGCTGCCAGCCTGCCGGAGAAACGGAG GTTTTTCTCCCACCACCGGTGCCGACTCACCTCCCCGGGCCAGCGCCAAGCAGGTCCTCGGCCATCCCAGGACCCTGCCGGAGCCCCTGGTGTCCAGCCTGAACCCTGAGG TTGTATCAACCAGACAGAGCATCTGGAGGTAG
- the RASSF7 gene encoding ras association domain-containing protein 7 isoform X1: MELKVWVDGIQRVVCGVSEQTTCQEVVIALARAIGQTGRYVLVQKLREKERQLLPLECPLESLAKCGQYANDVQFVLRRTGPSVAERPSSEGAPQAPERTFIRASLPIKPRPAGMDAPRSRESKKSMTFNLGPTGSGDPFAVSRWRHQAREGMDLEGGGVLQPSKEELFRRVLWQQEQLHSLEAHGDTLETDLRLWERGRLAGQEDEILYLEHLVRRNETELGEEEFWQNELRLEKECERERQERVRSLRASLEEYTQRIYELSARTEALQEEIQWEMAERAKRGKETPVPSPTELEDMAAKMKRDLDAKVKQGTQLESNLACVEKALEEAERNLQAQTQELEELNKELRQCNLQQFIQQTGATVTVLQARSEEDAQPEPSPRELPACRRNGGFSPTTGADSPPRASAKQVLGHPRTLPEPLVSSLNPEGAYVLAGPWEPELGWGGCVGRGERLLLPKTALGHREQVCAGSGGPELFIYAIRKSKAYTAAASTLLPGAHTLAVRLCAARSRRGCSSSPGDKTLLGLRQGGFGSHLSQETLLLHLGD; the protein is encoded by the exons atggagctgaAGGTCTGGGTGGATGGGATCCAGAGGGTCGTCTGTGGCGTCTCGGAGCAAACCACCTGCCAAGAAGTGGTCATCGCCTTGGCGCGGGCCATCG gtCAGACAGGCCGCTATGTGCTGGTGCAGAAGCTGCGAGAGAAGGAGCggcagctgctgccactggAGTGTCCCTTGGAGTCGCTGGCCAAGTGCGGGCAGTATGCCAATGATGTGCAGTTTGTCCTGCGGCGGACGGGCCCCAGTGTGGCTGAGCGGCCCTCCTCGGAGGGTGCTCCCCAAGCCCCTGAGAGGACGTTCATCCGGGCCAGTTTGCCCATCAAGCCTAGGCCTGCCGGCATGGATGCACCCCGTTCCCGGGAGTCGAAAAAATCCATGACCTTCAATTTGGGTCCTACAGGCTCTGGCGACCCATTTGCCGTGAGCCGCTGGAGGCACCAAGCACGGGAAGGGATGGACTTGGAGGGCGGTGGGGTTCTCCAGCCTTCCAAGGAGGAGCTCTTTAGGAGGGTGCTGTGGCAGCAGGAGCAACTGCATTCCTTGGAGGCTCATGGGGACACACTGGAGACGGACCTACGGCTCTGGGAGCGCGGCCGGCTTGCCGGCCAGGAGGACGAGATCCTCTACCTGGAACACCTGGTGCGGAGGAATGAGACAGAGCTTGGCGAGGAGGAGTTTTGGCAGAATGAGCTGCGGCTGGAGAAGGAGTGTGAGCGGGAGCGGCAGGAGCGAGTTAGGAGCCTGCGGGCCAGCCTGGAGGAGTACACCCAGAGGATCTACGAGCTGAGTGCCCGGACTGAAGCTCTGCAGGAGGAGATCCAGTGGGAGATGGCCGAGAGGGCCAAGAGGGGGAAGGAGACCCCTGtgcccagccccacagagctGGAGGACATGGCTGCCAAGATGAAAAGGGACCTGGATGCCAAGGTCAAGCAAGGCACCCAGCTGGAGAGCAACCTGGCCTGTGTGGAGAAGGCCCTGGAGGAAGCTGAAAGAAACCTGCAG GCCCAGACCCAAGAGCTGGAGGAGTTAAATAAGGAGCTGAGGCAGTGTAATTTGCAGCAGTTTATTCAGCAGACGGGGGCCACGGTGACTGTCCTGCAGGCCAGGTCCGAGGAGGACGCCCAGCCAGAGCCGAGCCCGCGCGAGCTGCCAGCCTGCCGGAGAAACGGAG GTTTTTCTCCCACCACCGGTGCCGACTCACCTCCCCGGGCCAGCGCCAAGCAGGTCCTCGGCCATCCCAGGACCCTGCCGGAGCCCCTGGTGTCCAGCCTGAACCCTGAGGGTGCGTACGTCCTGGCTGGCCCCTGGGagcctgagctgggctggggaggatgTGTAGGAAGAGGGGAGAGGCTTTTGCTGCCCAAAACAGCTCTGGGCCACAGAGAGCAAGTGTGTGCTGGGAGCGGGGGGCCAGAGTTATTTATATATGCcattaggaaaagcaaagcttacACCGCAGCAGCCTCCACTCTGCTGCCAGGGGCTCACACGCTGGCGGTCCGGCTCTGCGCCGCCAGGAGCCGCAGAGGGTGCTCCTCATCCCCTGGGGATAAGACCTTGCTAGGTTTAAGACAGGGAGGGTTTGGTTCCCATCTTTCACAGGAGACGCTTTTGCTCCATCTTGGGGACTAG